ACAATAAAGCAATTCAAATTTAAACTTACAAGATCTACTTGGGTTTAACTTGGGGGAGGGTAATATCGAAACGACGTCCCAGTGAACGTATTGTTGCAAGTCCACACTTTGAGTTGTACAAACTCgaatcaaacaaagaaaaccaATTTGAAAACATATAAAGTGTAATGTGTaccaaagaaaagaagaaatcattagacatatgaaaatacattcGAGTAATTTTGGTTTAGATATTCATTCCTATCATATAGAATAAAACATGGGTGTACCATGCCATCTAACGTTACTTGTGAAGGTAGTACCAGTCATGTAATGATAGCACTAGTCATGTAATTATAATACTGTCGTGGTGTATTATAATTACACTGCCTGTAACTGGTTTCTCACCttcagtttgtttgtatttctagTGAAGGAATCAAATGCATTGATATTGTCCAACGATGTAAATTGTGAAGAAATTGTGAAAGGaataaaataaaagtgaaatgtatatgACAGACATCTTTGTCGGTTTTTGTAGATTTATAATGCTTGCCGTTATGACTATGCGCTATGTGTTTTATAAAAATCCAAACCGCAACACACATGGCACATCAGGACTGATATGCTCTAGCTACAATGTATAAAGGTGACAGTGCGATTTCAAGACTTCTGCAAGTAGGCCTCTGGAGTTGACCTTGCCGGCAATACAGCAGACAgagaattaatatttttttcaggGTGGCCTTCTCGATTTATGGACTAGATGCGAAATTCATCCGGTGATCAACCAGACCATTTCCGTTTTGTTTGTCAGTCATTGTATTTTGATACCAGACACTAGAGAGTTTTACGGGAGGGAGGGAAGTACTGGTGGTACAACAACATGTCACACATTCGGACATCAAAACAAATCACCACCACCAATGATATCAAACttaaagacacacaaacttTATTCTTCCCTCGCCTCACACGGTATCATCCCAGTATCGATCCATCTTTTCCCAACGTGTGCCATtttgtacaaatgcatattcatgacaagaggcataacttttgaaaagggCTCGAACCGCAAGACTCGAGATTAAGAGTCAGCTGCTTTATTTATCGTGCTGCGAATCCGCCACGATAAAGCACACAGAAATTGTTTTGCCCACAAAATTCCTAATGTCTATTTTTCTCATATATTTTGGCACAGACAGCACTCATCTACTAAGGAGGAAATGCAAGAACATCAATCATATTGTACATGCATTCCAAGATCAGATCTGAAGAAAAGTCATCttatgagaaaaacagaaattgTGACTTTTTTGTGTAGAAATGGAATACAGATTTGTTCAACactatattattatgattatgtcaCATAGAGTTGTTATTTTTATGTCCTGCTCTCTATTTTTATAGctttcatacaaagcaacatgaTATCAGGATGGGATTTCCCTCTAGGCCTCAATGAAACCGTATTATTACATCAGATTTACAACCGCGACTTCTTCACTTACACTCTTCTGTTTAATAGTCGATAGATTGCGGTATGTAGTCTTTGCAGAGTGTAAGCTTATCTGTGGGACATGCATGTGTATCGAAGAGACATATTTATACTAAAGAACACCTCCAGTATATTATACCTCTTTGATGCCTatgatcaggggcggatccaggatttccGTAAAGGGGGAAGGGTGGCGGcgtacgcccccccccccccctatttttcctgaaaaaaagaaaatgaagagtgatagtgtgcccggtgcgccccctctggatccgccactgatgatTATGTCAAATCAACTTTATTTCGAAACATCAACACTACGATATCTGCTTCTAATCTGATTCCAGCGCTTCTGCTTTTTCTTGGCGCCTAAGTTCATCGATATCCATCCCGGGCGGCTCCACTAGCTGCCGCTGGTGATGAACCCATTTCATCCCCGTTGGATCGGCGTACCGGTAAGCCACTCTGTCTCTGCAGAACTTGCCAGTCATGGCCCACAGCGGCGGGTCGACCGTCTCGAGACACTCTTGCACGCAGCGCGCCATGTCTTCCGGACTTTGGGCGACGCCATGTTCGAATCGGTACTTTTGGTACCTGCACCGCACGCAATAAAGAGAGGGTCGACAGGAAAtcagtttctttgtttgtttacttgtctTTCATCACATCATACTTAAAGGGGATTTTCATCCTGATGTTGATATGGTGTAATACAGACATacaaaagttaaagaaaaaaaaatcatctaccCATTCCTGTCAGCCAAttattttgtctgtctgtttgtttgtttgtttgattacaTTTGCGTCACAATATGATTTCCCACATAAATCAAAATTCTTTTCATTAAAATTGCAgaaaaatcaatatacatattataatttacataattcgaagaaagaaaataaatgtgtacattaattcctgtaacaaaatacaatgtgtgtgatatttcaatgaaatactTCATACTTAATACTTGATATAACATAAATATGATACTGAATCATATATGACAACACAAAACCTTAGGACAGTGTTTTAATACTCGTTCTCTTTTGTCTCCCTATGGGAAGAACAGATTATAAgcaaataatacattttcgATATGAGATTTCGTGATGTGTATAGGCCATATTCCTCCATGCACAAACTTCCAAGTTGTTAAAACTATTTTTATATAACGTTCCATagtattgcaaacagtacaaaAATGTAATCTGTAATTGATCAAAACTCTCACACTTCCTGAATAATGGAAATTAATATCtaataaagggatggtatagtattggttcaGGTGAGGAATCAGCTGTTAAAGGAGATATCCAGTCCGAAAAtgagttagtctgataaaaaatgataaaatcttacgagttcaacggtaaaaatttgactgaaatcgaatgaaaaataaggaagttatgaaaatgagtgagctggccatgtcataacctcacaatttttcattgatcatgtacaaaaaatgacgaaaattcaatgtttctgtcactgaagtctgaaacatgatgttattcgtGGCTGAATAACCTCAGAATAGTGATCAATATTATaaatatatcaggatttgaacctcgggcataattgcgtttgaatgaaaaacgggaaatttaacaactttatgtacaaactataatatggtaagttgtgagggtatgacatgctcacttttccatttgcttattcatattgaccgttcaagaactgtttccttaAAGATcagcaaaaattcaaaatgtcataacttccttgtttttccactcgatttcgatcaaaattttaccgttgaactaataatattttactctttcttatcagactaacttatatttggactggattttccctttaacgttttgtgagatatttagaaaccacacTAAAAAATGTTAAGAAGCATACAATTCTCAttggaattgaaagtttatttgatgaaaatcgggtttgaaatgactgacttGAGGAAGcccaaaacaaggtaaaacaaagagacccCAATAAAAGTCATGGCCTGTCGCATtttatagttattattatttttatttctcagccatttcaagaccaattttcatcacataaactgtgaattcctctatGTAAGAATTACATGTCCTTTCAAATTCCATATagaaagaggtttctcattatctcagaaacacgcacacacacaaagtttggaaacctgcagccccatctATATAAACCAAAACTGTAACCATCAGAAAATATGCGTAGCGCCCCCTTGGTTAAGACTGTGGAGAGACTGACCACTGACTACTTTTATACGACTTTCGGTCGCACGACTGAGCGACTTTCGatttgaaataaacaagcgtgCATGTTTATTCTGACATTAACGTAATTTATTTCGGAACCAAAGTCTGTCCGTCGTGCGGCGGCCTTAAAAGGATCCGTGTGTTTCCAGATAATTCATTGGATGAATATGTCCCTTAAGCAGAGTCAGCACCAAATCTAGGTCACACTGATCGCTGATCGTTCTTATTTCATGCTTTCGGTTTCACACTGTTTATTCAACGAAATTTCGAACGTCTGCATCTAATAGACACTAACAAAGCAATCATGTTATTCCCtaaactgaaataaaataataGTTATGAAATTAAGTTATACGCTTTTTAACTCAGCTGCAAGTTGTTTCcaagaaagaataataatatcattTCCTCTTGACTTAGAGTATGTCCTATCAAATATTACAATGTCACATTTCATTAGTTGGAGGAAGAAATTTCTGTTGATTATTgaagatgatttttttcttcttctaaacAAAAGGTATACTAAGAAAATTTGGGGGATGGAGGGTGCAGCTGGAAGAAACTACTATTTCTGTTGCCCTATTGCATTACGACCTTAATTATTTTCAACTCACATGTGACTAATAATACGTACTTCTAGAACCACACGTGAACTGTCTGTCCCACATTATACAATGCATTTTGAGAAAATGTGCGGATGATGCTTTCGGACATGCTTGAAGAGTAGTGAATTTAAGACACAGTCAACAATATACTGTAGAGaaagatattttcgcaaattgccactggcattcaatgcacataCTGCCGACAAGACCTTtgacgtgcattttaatttcgcaaatcttggctctaaCGAAACCATTTTTGGTGTTATACTACCAATAGCATGATGCATGATATAGTATATCTACAGTAGTGTGTCAACACTACTTCACTCAACAGGAGGAATCTAATGagcattgattttattcaaattctcCTGGTTCACCTGTCATAATGGACTGCATGATTtgggaaaaaaagtgaagaaaaaaaaaaacccaacaacaactcGCACGAATAGGCCATTACGTGCAAAGAGTAATTAACTTAATTGCTTATAAAGATACCTGAAAATGGAATAGCATGCTTCACATGATGTTTTGATTATCTTATGcaaatttgtctttttctatcttcgtgTCATgggtggactttttttttttaagaatggGGGACAAGCATGAATGGTTTTGATATCCGTTTGGTGTTATAAGTCACAAGTTCTGCATGTGCCCCCTGTTTTGCAATATACACAGGAATTATTATCTTGTAGGTTCTGTATTACGTGAACATAATAGCAGGGCTCGACATAACTTCCTCTGTATGCGGTGGTCAGGTACCCTGCTGTATCCACTAAAATTGATATCGAGCCACCTAACTTTCCAATTATATATGTAATATGTGacgtatattatatatatatatatatatatatatatatatatatatatatatatatatatacatatatatatatatatatatatatatatatataccatgtttcttttgctttgttggttttatgttatgtctcatcaagccctcgaaaaaggctagtgaaatagccgaaagctcggggaataaaggcaagactgaacaccactgcaacgtctatactgcaagttttccttccgtctcACATATACCAATGATGCATTACCCACCACGTACGAGGCCAAGCCCGCTTCacattctatatatatatatatatatatatatatatatatatatatatatatatatatatgaagggtttgtttgcaaaaaccgataagtccatttttgaagattttgaagtacgatctctgtcagaaggtacaaaataataccttttaaatgatatattggtcactacagataaaggtatatttttgaagttatggtcaaaagaagcaaagattttcttatcattctctttatttttcttgacctttaatcgcaaatatctccatttggcaaatatggacttatcggtttttgcaaacaaactcttcatatatatatatatatatatatatatatatatatatatacatataactaTATTAATTATATGGTGTTCCGATTGGGCATTCAAAATGGGTTGTTCTGTTTCCTTTTATCTTCATATTTCCGCATCACCTCTTTGCTTGAAATACCTGATCGCAAAAGTGTCAAAGTGTTAATAGGGAACAGGCATATGAAAAAAGCACATCACGTCGTACTTACTTTGACAGCAATTTTAGTTGCCGGTTTGTGACGTCATCGGCATGTTCCGTTGAGGGTAGGCGACCTAGATTTTTGATGTTCTCGTTTATCATTGTTGTCACCGGACCAAGTATCAGTGAAGAGATTCTGTAacaattatgaatatatatatgtggtgGATAagatgtacataatatgtaaattTTACTATGTTTACAACGTCGTGTTATGATAATAGAATAATATGTGTTGAAGCGATCCAGAGCAAACACTAATAAGatctgaaagaaagatatcataaagaggggtgaaggttcaggtgcgaatttcttcactttgtctccctctacaaattagatttgttaagatcgcaactgctgatctggaaattaacaaacatgtcggaaaaaaagaaCCTTAGCAAACAtgtccgacatgtttgttaaagaaattgatatatatatatatatatatatatatatatatatatatatatgtgtgtgtgtgtgtgtgtgtgtgtatagatatatatcatatcatatgcaATTGCACGTCAAGTATcacaataaatattttttttttttcgaaaatctTCCGGTCAAATGAAAACTgcgaaaataataaaaaaaaataagctccaaaacaaagagaaaaatattccctacagattgatgaaaaaatgacaacaaatcggataagaaataaggcagaaatgacatttttaaatttacaatttttttcgCAAAAggtttcttgaccagtccttgtGAATATTTAAATGaccgagttgatgatgtcataccctgaCATTCTTTTATGTGTAATATACAGGAATTCAGAAAACAAATGTAATTTTTAGCTATTACAAGGAAAATCATGTTGCCATACTAAGATATATCAgaattatttgttattttttatcattgtggGTGGTTTAAGACAACttttatattcatacagctgaaatacaagattttttatctttctgtatatgaaatgaatattaaAAGAATTTGTGAgagtatgacatcatcagcttgctaatttgaatattcataaggactggtaaTGCAATGCTTTCcgaaaaaattgtgacatttcaaaatgtcatttcttccttatttctcattATAATTTTGTCATTAGTTTAGTGTCGTTCTGTGGAGAAtatttttactctttcttttgaagtgtatttatttttgggATGGAGTTACCAACTAGTGGGTTGGGCGTTTGAAAAACAAGTTCTTTTTACATGTTTTAAGTGTATAAGACATTTGATGATAAGCACTGCCCTTATGTGGACAGTCCCCATTGAGTTAATACGTGATAAAGTTAAAAATTACATCAGTGAAACTGATTTTTATGTacaacatgatattctgctattcACACCTGATATCAAACTCATAAAAACGGCTGGCTAGTGCGTCTGTCAAGCCTTCCATGGCGTGTTTGGAGGCGGTGTAAACCTCATAAAATGGATACCCTGCACACGGACAGAGAGTGAAGgaaaataaagttaaaaaatcaaacaatcacaTATAAGTTATTTTTCTATTAGGGAAAAATAGTCTATTAAACACCAGTCCTCCTCAGATGCTCCTGTCATTGCACTGTGTGTCTATTCTCTCCTTCTTTTATGACCACTCTTACCACATTGCATTCTTACCACATGCTTACCGGTACAATCCCTTGCAGTATATTCAGTCCAGGTTGCATCTTATCATTACTCTTACATCATTGGTCATGGAATCTAGTTTGCTTGTGTCCACAATGTCACGTGTTGTagttccctttctctctctctcttttccttcctaatttcatttcatgtcactTGACATTTGGCTCGTtcgattttgttttatatctgtttgtagattcattaattcattattcactctcttatgtatttttttgagggtcccatatggcacaagctttgctttttatagtgggaccctccatttccattctcaTTCTTATTTAATACATTTTAATACATTACATATCATAGCTAATCAAAACTAATGATAAGGAATTCTAGAAAGCACTCATAATATCGTTTTTCGTCTTTAGTTGGGGAGTCGGGGAGTAATACTGCATAAATCATCTAGTCTTTTCTATGTATTGATTGTTACTTCTGTTTTGCTCAGGTATAATTTGAAAAGAAATCCATAATAAGAATGAATATCTCTCTTATTTTCCCTAATTTCAATTGGACCTTTCAGGAATGACTAAGGAATTCTTGGTTATATTGAACcgtatgaaattgtgtttggaATGGTATTAACTCAGCTCATTTCAGTTCATCGcatacttcatttttttttttcagcaaaataaaATTGATTCTCATTTTGGTTTAATGAGAATACAAAACTAAAACATGGTAAGTTATATAAATAAGGAGTTATTACCTATGTTAA
The sequence above is a segment of the Diadema setosum chromosome 12, eeDiaSeto1, whole genome shotgun sequence genome. Coding sequences within it:
- the LOC140236183 gene encoding retinol dehydrogenase 8-like — translated: MAAKVTLVTGCSTGIGLSIAARLARDPAKGYLVYASMRNLKKKDELLEAAGDSLNKTLFLQELDVRNLASVKGAVKRVIEDHGRIDTLVNNAGIAGFNALEYMEYEEIQDIIDTNFMGSLRMIKETIPYMKKRRAGRILNVSSLVGLLGYPFYEVYTASKHAMEGLTDALASRFYEFDIRISSLILGPVTTMINENIKNLGRLPSTEHADDVTNRQLKLLSKYQKYRFEHGVAQSPEDMARCVQECLETVDPPLWAMTGKFCRDRVAYRYADPTGMKWVHHQRQLVEPPGMDIDELRRQEKAEALESD